In the Setaria italica strain Yugu1 chromosome VI, Setaria_italica_v2.0, whole genome shotgun sequence genome, one interval contains:
- the LOC101770587 gene encoding uncharacterized protein LOC101770587 isoform X1: MPPEHGMPTGTADAVANRRPRRLFGRPSERKNPLNLQFERQVARLESRQQQQRCIVVTFIPINLCCFDFKSPSLTENGNNHPSSQPISPEDTSSLSPTSPSILFLPYPPDGSHRRWPGNSSRLLEDRSTTSNSTSNSDFLVNSFTKPSGNARHTSRRKSKKKSKKHRQRCRKPTDGPEAKCGETNSAAPAVDEGDCEDLTLSPKHVGDIHFEETFSPSSSVKEASEEAPESDNDNEYRCCSVGSVSSASYCDETEPSRSAISCPGLRGQCNSSNLRYLDSAQNSVFTGSAQETCYAGSSVNCNHDTKTLLILSNEREPGPCEATEFCSSSSGFDENWLEKPDYDSGICSQNGIGACSGVQAVHLCSDTSRDNDFCLVISRKRARKEKKMLLWKSYGERVSTFTHDRNEKYVGRASVPVTKEVRTDHRSHRQNHIGGIQPQHGTAIKHPSKNFMQRPSSVRMETHNGLPAEDSKLQASPNYFIGPREKTYEQSTSDFDKAQRLYLHGKLSVALHSRESIHCETGSVSSSETTTPKSSGESTDISVALSVQKRRLHDSVQINDANETISGQSSPGSKSTTTELLVGCGTVPSVQGNHGCQQFCNSRTHLVEMLRVVNDAYKVQVAADVHLAAGYPITDLETFIYSATPVIGHAPCLRGSNCSWDEAVSSSVCQHDISNVSLRTIWEWYEEPGCYGLEVKALNDLSSKTSCSSSSEFFAYFVPYLSAIQLFGWSRNNMDHSFGVQGRELLKASNTASSLSSHPVHAKVHKPFEESNAYSSESSLVVEGHGELMFEYFETEQPSFRPPLFEKIKELVSGANVSDHRIFGDPEKLQNTKLCELHPASWFCVAWYPVYRVPRGNFRAAFLTYHSLGKLVPQKCSMDMTGGHPRVVSPVVGLQSYNAKGEQWFQLRCPDLKQLPTDEASCAEVQKERLRTLKMGALAMARAVVPKGSGESVNHHPDYEFFLSRCS, from the exons ATGCCACCTGAACATGGAATGCCTACTGGAACCGCTGATGCTGTTGCAAATAGGAGGCCTCGTCGCCTCTTTGGGAGACCATCCGAGAGGAAGAACCCACTCAACCTTCAGTTT GAGCGTCAAGTAGCACGCCTTGAATCAAGACAGCAACAACAGAG GTGTATTGTCGTGACATTTATTCCCATAAATTTATGTTGTTTCGACTTCAAATCACCATCGCTCACCGAGAATGGGAACAATCATCCCTCATCTCAACCTATATCTCCAGAAGATACATCATCCTTATCACCAACCTCGCCATCAATTCTTTTCCTGCCATATCCTCCAGATGGATCTCACAGAAGATGGCCAGGTAATTCATCAAGGCTACTGGAAGATAGATCCACCACTTCCAATAGCACGTCCAATTCTGATTTCTTAGTCAACAGCTTTACCAAGCCAAGTGGTAATGCAAGACATACTTCAAGAAGGAAgagcaaaaagaaaagcaagaaGCACAGGCAACGTTGTAGGAAACCAACGGATGGGCCTGAAGCTAAATGCGGAGAGACTAACAGTGCTGCCCCTGCAGTCGATGAAGGTGATTGTGAAGATTTGACACTGTCACCTAAGCACGTTGGTGACATACACTTTGAGGAAACTTTTTCTCCCAGTTCATCTGTTAAGGAAGCTTCTGAAGAGGCTCCTGAGAGTGACAATGATAATGAGTACCGTTGCTGCTCAGTTGGTTCAGTTTCCAGTGCGTCCTACTGTGATGAGACAGAACCGTCTAGATCGGCAATTTCGTGTCCAGGACTGCGTGGACAATGTAATAGCAGTAACTTAAGGTATTTGGACAGTGCTCAAAATTCCGTGTTTACAGGTTCAGCTCAGGAAACATGTTATGCTGGCAGTAGTGTGAACTGTAACCATGATACCAAGACTCTGTTAATCTTAAGCAATGAACGTGAACCTGGTCCGTGTGAAGCGACAGAATTTTGCAGCTCTAGTAGTGGATTTGATGAGAACTGGCTAGAGAAACCTGATTATGATAGTGGTATTTGTTCCCAAAATGGCATTGGTGCTTGCAGTGGAGTCCAGGCAGTCCATTTGTGCAGCGACACAAGCAGGGACAATGATTTCTGTCTTGTAATATCTAGAAAGAGGgcaagaaaagagaagaaaatgttACTGTGGAAGAGTTATGGAGAGCGGGTGTCCACATTTACACATGATCGGAATGAAAAATATGTTGGCCGGGCTTCTGTGCCAGTGACCAAAGAGGTCCGCACCGATCATCGGTCCCATAGACAAAATCATATTGGTGGGATACAGCCTCAGCATGGAACTGCAATAAAACACCCCTCCAAGAATTTCATGCAAAGGCCAAGTAGTGTTCGCATGGAGACCCACAATGGACTTCCAGCAGAAGATTCCAAGTTACAAGCAAGTCCCAATTATTTTATAGGTCCAAGAGAAAAAACTTATGAACAATCAACTAGCGATTTTGACAAAGCACAGCGGCTTTATTTGCACGGAAAACTATCCGTTGCTCTTCACAGCAGAGAATCAATCCATTGTGAGACGGGATCGGTTTCCTCTTCTGAAACGACAACTCCGAAGTCATCAGGTGAATCAACAGATATTTCTGTAGCTCTTTCCGTGCAGAAAAGAAGACTGCACGATTCAGTTCAAATTAATGATGCCAATGAAACTATTTCTGGACAATCATCACCTG GGTCTAAGTCCACGACAACTGAGTTATTGGTTGGATGTGGTACAGTTCCATCTGTTCAAGGGAACCATGGCTGTCAACAGTTCTGTAACTCTAGAACACATCTAGTTGAAATGCTCAGGGTTGTAAATGATGCCTACAAAGTTCAGGTTGCTGCAGATGTTCACCTTGCTGCTGGTTATCCAATTACTGATCTTGAAACATTTATATATTCTGCAACTCCAGTTATTGGTCATGCACCTTGCTTGAGAGGCAGCAATTGTTCATGGGACGAAGCagttagcagctcagtttgtcAGCATGACATTTCTAATGTTTCCTTAAGGACCATATGGGAGTGGTATGAAGAGCCAGGGTGCTATGGATTGGAAGTAAAAGCTCTTAATGATCTCAGCTCTAAAACATCCTGCAGCAGCAGTTCAGAGTTCTTTGCATACTTTGTACCTTATCTATCTGCTATTCAGTTGTTTGGGTGGTCTAGGAATAACATGGATCACAGTTTCGGTGTACAAGGGAGAGAGTTACTGAAAGCATCAAATACTGCAAGCTCTTTGAGCTCTCATCCTGTGCATGCAAAGGTGCATAAACCGTTTGAGGAAAGTAACGCATACTCATCAGAGTCATCTTTAGTTGTAGAAGGTCATGGAGAACTCATGTTTGAGTACTTTGAAACAGAGCAGCCTTCTTTTCGGCCCCCGTTATTTGAAAA GATTAAGGAGCTTGTTAGCGGTGCAAACGTTTCTGACCACCGAATTTTTGGGGACCCTGAAAAGCTGCAAAACACAAAATTGTGTGAGCTTCATCCAGCTTCCTG GTTCTGTGTGGCATGGTATCCTGTTTATCGTGTACCTCGTGGGAACTTCCGTGCAGCATTTCTTACTTACCATTCACTGGGCAAATTGGTTCCTCAAAAATGCTCCATGGATATGACTGGTGGGCATCCGCGTGTAGTTTCACCAGTTGTCGGTCTCCAGAGTTACAATGCCAAG GGAGAACAGTGGTTTCAGCTGAGATGCCCAGATCTGAAGCAATTGCCAACTGACGAGGCCAGTTGTGCTGAAGTTCAGAAAGAGAGGCTGAGGACACTGAAGATGGGTGCACTGGCCATGGCAAGAGCTGTTGTCCCGAAGGGAAGTGGGGAGTCCGTGAACCACCATCCAGATTACGAGTTCTTCCTGTCCCGGTGCAGCTAG
- the LOC101770587 gene encoding uncharacterized protein LOC101770587 isoform X2 gives MASFTKPSGNARHTSRRKSKKKSKKHRQRCRKPTDGPEAKCGETNSAAPAVDEGDCEDLTLSPKHVGDIHFEETFSPSSSVKEASEEAPESDNDNEYRCCSVGSVSSASYCDETEPSRSAISCPGLRGQCNSSNLRYLDSAQNSVFTGSAQETCYAGSSVNCNHDTKTLLILSNEREPGPCEATEFCSSSSGFDENWLEKPDYDSGICSQNGIGACSGVQAVHLCSDTSRDNDFCLVISRKRARKEKKMLLWKSYGERVSTFTHDRNEKYVGRASVPVTKEVRTDHRSHRQNHIGGIQPQHGTAIKHPSKNFMQRPSSVRMETHNGLPAEDSKLQASPNYFIGPREKTYEQSTSDFDKAQRLYLHGKLSVALHSRESIHCETGSVSSSETTTPKSSGESTDISVALSVQKRRLHDSVQINDANETISGQSSPGSKSTTTELLVGCGTVPSVQGNHGCQQFCNSRTHLVEMLRVVNDAYKVQVAADVHLAAGYPITDLETFIYSATPVIGHAPCLRGSNCSWDEAVSSSVCQHDISNVSLRTIWEWYEEPGCYGLEVKALNDLSSKTSCSSSSEFFAYFVPYLSAIQLFGWSRNNMDHSFGVQGRELLKASNTASSLSSHPVHAKVHKPFEESNAYSSESSLVVEGHGELMFEYFETEQPSFRPPLFEKIKELVSGANVSDHRIFGDPEKLQNTKLCELHPASWFCVAWYPVYRVPRGNFRAAFLTYHSLGKLVPQKCSMDMTGGHPRVVSPVVGLQSYNAKGEQWFQLRCPDLKQLPTDEASCAEVQKERLRTLKMGALAMARAVVPKGSGESVNHHPDYEFFLSRCS, from the exons ATGGCCAG CTTTACCAAGCCAAGTGGTAATGCAAGACATACTTCAAGAAGGAAgagcaaaaagaaaagcaagaaGCACAGGCAACGTTGTAGGAAACCAACGGATGGGCCTGAAGCTAAATGCGGAGAGACTAACAGTGCTGCCCCTGCAGTCGATGAAGGTGATTGTGAAGATTTGACACTGTCACCTAAGCACGTTGGTGACATACACTTTGAGGAAACTTTTTCTCCCAGTTCATCTGTTAAGGAAGCTTCTGAAGAGGCTCCTGAGAGTGACAATGATAATGAGTACCGTTGCTGCTCAGTTGGTTCAGTTTCCAGTGCGTCCTACTGTGATGAGACAGAACCGTCTAGATCGGCAATTTCGTGTCCAGGACTGCGTGGACAATGTAATAGCAGTAACTTAAGGTATTTGGACAGTGCTCAAAATTCCGTGTTTACAGGTTCAGCTCAGGAAACATGTTATGCTGGCAGTAGTGTGAACTGTAACCATGATACCAAGACTCTGTTAATCTTAAGCAATGAACGTGAACCTGGTCCGTGTGAAGCGACAGAATTTTGCAGCTCTAGTAGTGGATTTGATGAGAACTGGCTAGAGAAACCTGATTATGATAGTGGTATTTGTTCCCAAAATGGCATTGGTGCTTGCAGTGGAGTCCAGGCAGTCCATTTGTGCAGCGACACAAGCAGGGACAATGATTTCTGTCTTGTAATATCTAGAAAGAGGgcaagaaaagagaagaaaatgttACTGTGGAAGAGTTATGGAGAGCGGGTGTCCACATTTACACATGATCGGAATGAAAAATATGTTGGCCGGGCTTCTGTGCCAGTGACCAAAGAGGTCCGCACCGATCATCGGTCCCATAGACAAAATCATATTGGTGGGATACAGCCTCAGCATGGAACTGCAATAAAACACCCCTCCAAGAATTTCATGCAAAGGCCAAGTAGTGTTCGCATGGAGACCCACAATGGACTTCCAGCAGAAGATTCCAAGTTACAAGCAAGTCCCAATTATTTTATAGGTCCAAGAGAAAAAACTTATGAACAATCAACTAGCGATTTTGACAAAGCACAGCGGCTTTATTTGCACGGAAAACTATCCGTTGCTCTTCACAGCAGAGAATCAATCCATTGTGAGACGGGATCGGTTTCCTCTTCTGAAACGACAACTCCGAAGTCATCAGGTGAATCAACAGATATTTCTGTAGCTCTTTCCGTGCAGAAAAGAAGACTGCACGATTCAGTTCAAATTAATGATGCCAATGAAACTATTTCTGGACAATCATCACCTG GGTCTAAGTCCACGACAACTGAGTTATTGGTTGGATGTGGTACAGTTCCATCTGTTCAAGGGAACCATGGCTGTCAACAGTTCTGTAACTCTAGAACACATCTAGTTGAAATGCTCAGGGTTGTAAATGATGCCTACAAAGTTCAGGTTGCTGCAGATGTTCACCTTGCTGCTGGTTATCCAATTACTGATCTTGAAACATTTATATATTCTGCAACTCCAGTTATTGGTCATGCACCTTGCTTGAGAGGCAGCAATTGTTCATGGGACGAAGCagttagcagctcagtttgtcAGCATGACATTTCTAATGTTTCCTTAAGGACCATATGGGAGTGGTATGAAGAGCCAGGGTGCTATGGATTGGAAGTAAAAGCTCTTAATGATCTCAGCTCTAAAACATCCTGCAGCAGCAGTTCAGAGTTCTTTGCATACTTTGTACCTTATCTATCTGCTATTCAGTTGTTTGGGTGGTCTAGGAATAACATGGATCACAGTTTCGGTGTACAAGGGAGAGAGTTACTGAAAGCATCAAATACTGCAAGCTCTTTGAGCTCTCATCCTGTGCATGCAAAGGTGCATAAACCGTTTGAGGAAAGTAACGCATACTCATCAGAGTCATCTTTAGTTGTAGAAGGTCATGGAGAACTCATGTTTGAGTACTTTGAAACAGAGCAGCCTTCTTTTCGGCCCCCGTTATTTGAAAA GATTAAGGAGCTTGTTAGCGGTGCAAACGTTTCTGACCACCGAATTTTTGGGGACCCTGAAAAGCTGCAAAACACAAAATTGTGTGAGCTTCATCCAGCTTCCTG GTTCTGTGTGGCATGGTATCCTGTTTATCGTGTACCTCGTGGGAACTTCCGTGCAGCATTTCTTACTTACCATTCACTGGGCAAATTGGTTCCTCAAAAATGCTCCATGGATATGACTGGTGGGCATCCGCGTGTAGTTTCACCAGTTGTCGGTCTCCAGAGTTACAATGCCAAG GGAGAACAGTGGTTTCAGCTGAGATGCCCAGATCTGAAGCAATTGCCAACTGACGAGGCCAGTTGTGCTGAAGTTCAGAAAGAGAGGCTGAGGACACTGAAGATGGGTGCACTGGCCATGGCAAGAGCTGTTGTCCCGAAGGGAAGTGGGGAGTCCGTGAACCACCATCCAGATTACGAGTTCTTCCTGTCCCGGTGCAGCTAG